A DNA window from Bombus vancouverensis nearcticus chromosome 6, iyBomVanc1_principal, whole genome shotgun sequence contains the following coding sequences:
- the LOC117155608 gene encoding microsomal glutathione S-transferase 1 gives MTTLNTSLVDPELFKIFAFWGSVLALKLLAMAPLTARFRFKNLAFANIEDTKTLKGSKVNTNDPEVERVRRAHLNDLENILIWYIVTFAWLTTGPSTWLASMLIRAFVIARFVHTVVYAIFPKQPHRALAFFVGFGITAYQAFSTLLYYL, from the exons ATGACCACCTTAAACACAAGTCTTGTAGACCCTGAACTTTTCAAAATTTTTGCATTTTGGGGAAGTGTACTTGCTTTAAAATTACTCGCGATGGCACCATTAACGGCACGCTTCAGATTTAAGAATTTG GCATTTGCAAACATCGAGGATACAAAAACGTTAAAAGGATCAAAAGTTAATACCAATGATCCCGAAGTTGAACGCGTACGCAGAGCACATTTAAATGATTTGGAAAATATacttatatggtatattgttacATTCGCTTGGTTGACCACAGGGCCTTCTACATGGTTAGCTTCAATGTTAATTAGGGCTTTTGTAATTGCTAGATTTGTTCACACAGTGGTATATGCTATTTTCCCAAAACAACCTCATAGAGCACTAGCCTTTTTTGTAGGTTTTGGCATTACTGCATATCAAGCATTTAGTACTCTGTTATACTATTTGTAA